The following coding sequences lie in one Candidatus Planktophila sulfonica genomic window:
- the rpsA gene encoding 30S ribosomal protein S1, with product MLTTQIAVNDIGSAEDFLAAIEGTIRNFSDGDLVIGTVVQIDREEVLLDVGYKTEGVIPSRELSIRHDADPNDIVKVGDKVEALVLQKEDKEGRLILSKKRAQYERAWGEIEGKKERDEVVVGTVIEVVKGGLIVDIGLRGFLPASLVEMRRVRDLTPYIGKQVEARIIELDKNRNNVVLSRRAFLEQTQSQSRTEFLNQLQKGQVRTGVVSSIVNFGAFVDLGGVDGLVHVSELSWKHIDHPGEVVEVGDEVTVEVLEVDFERERVSLSLKATQEDPWQAFARTHTINTVVPGVVTKLVPFGAFIRVHEGIEGLVHISELAERHVEIPEQVVAVDDELFVKIIDIDLERRRISLSLKQANEGTEVEIEAFDPTQYGMAARYDAEGNFIYPEGFDPDTQEWKPGFDAQREEWERQYAVAQERFMAHKKQKAEAKAAEEAAVVAE from the coding sequence ATCTTGACTACACAAATTGCAGTAAATGACATTGGATCAGCAGAAGATTTTCTAGCCGCAATCGAAGGCACAATCAGAAATTTCAGTGACGGAGACCTCGTCATTGGCACAGTCGTTCAAATTGATCGCGAAGAAGTACTCCTAGACGTCGGTTACAAGACTGAAGGCGTAATTCCATCACGCGAACTCTCTATCCGCCACGATGCAGATCCAAATGACATCGTAAAAGTTGGAGATAAAGTCGAAGCTCTTGTTCTTCAGAAGGAAGATAAAGAAGGCCGCCTCATCCTTTCTAAGAAGCGTGCTCAGTACGAGCGTGCGTGGGGAGAGATCGAAGGCAAGAAGGAACGCGACGAAGTTGTCGTCGGTACAGTTATTGAAGTTGTTAAGGGCGGACTTATCGTCGACATCGGGTTGCGCGGCTTCTTGCCAGCGTCCCTCGTCGAAATGCGTCGCGTTCGTGACCTCACTCCTTACATCGGTAAGCAGGTTGAGGCTCGCATCATCGAGCTCGACAAGAACCGCAACAACGTTGTGCTCTCACGTCGTGCATTCCTTGAGCAGACACAGTCACAGTCACGCACTGAATTCCTTAACCAGCTCCAAAAGGGTCAGGTTCGTACAGGCGTTGTCTCATCAATCGTTAACTTCGGTGCATTCGTTGACCTTGGTGGCGTAGATGGTCTCGTTCACGTTTCAGAACTTTCATGGAAGCACATCGATCACCCAGGTGAAGTTGTTGAAGTTGGCGATGAAGTAACAGTCGAAGTTCTCGAAGTTGATTTCGAGCGCGAGCGTGTTTCTCTCTCACTCAAGGCGACACAAGAAGATCCATGGCAGGCATTTGCACGCACACACACAATTAACACTGTTGTGCCAGGCGTCGTAACAAAGCTTGTTCCATTCGGTGCATTTATCCGTGTTCACGAAGGAATTGAAGGCCTCGTTCACATCTCAGAGTTGGCAGAACGCCACGTTGAGATTCCAGAGCAGGTTGTTGCAGTAGATGACGAACTCTTCGTCAAGATCATCGATATCGATCTTGAGCGTCGTCGCATCTCACTCTCATTGAAGCAAGCTAATGAAGGAACTGAAGTTGAGATCGAAGCATTCGATCCAACACAGTACGGAATGGCTGCTCGCTACGATGCTGAAGGAAACTTCATCTATCCAGAAGGTTTCGATCCTGATACACAGGAATGGAAGCCAGGCTTTGATGCACAGCGTGAAGAGTGGGAGCGTCAGTACGCTGTTGCTCAAGAGCGCTTCATGGCACATAAGAAGCAGAAGGCAGAAGCAAAGGCAGCCGAAGAAGCTGCTGTTGTTGCCGAGTAA
- the uvrB gene encoding excinuclease ABC subunit UvrB, protein MRPVTDLQRKVAPFQVISDYVPAGDQPAAIEEITRRINAGEQDVVLLGATGTGKSATTAWLIERLQRPTLVLAPNKTLAAQLATEFRELLPNNAVEYFVSYYDYYQPEAYVPQTDTFIEKDSSVNDEVERLRHSATNSLLTRRDVIVVATVSCIYGLGTPQEYIDRMIRLKVGDEIERNALLRKFVDVQYKRNDMAFERGTFRVRGDTVEIIPMYEELAVRIEMFGDEIEKIMTLNPLTGEIVRDEEEIYIFPATHYAAGPETMKRAMSDIEDELQIQLNLFKKQGKLLEEQRLRMRTTFDLEMMQQLGFCSGIENYSRHLDGREPGSAPNCLLDYFPEDFLVVIDESHVTVPQIGAMFEGDSARKRTLVEHGFRLLSALDNRPLKWPEFLERTGQTIYLSATPGKYEMAKVDGDVVEQVIRPTGLVDPQIVIKPIKGQIDDLLHEINIRAERNERVLVTTLTKKMSEDLTDYLQEKGVRVRYLHSEVDTLRRVELLRELRSGEYDVLIGINLLREGLDLPEVSLVAILDADKEGFLRSATSLIQTIGRAARNVSGEVHMYADNMTASMTKAIDETNRRRAKQVAYNLERGVDPQPLRKKISDITDLIAQESDDTDDIMAALKGKKSSSALPFSSKPTDSMPRQELIALIGSLTEQMRAAADELQFELAARLRDELKDLKRELRGMDEAGT, encoded by the coding sequence GTGCGCCCAGTAACCGATTTACAGCGAAAGGTCGCACCCTTTCAAGTCATCAGCGATTACGTTCCTGCCGGCGATCAGCCCGCTGCAATTGAAGAAATCACACGCCGCATCAATGCCGGCGAACAAGATGTTGTTCTCTTAGGAGCGACAGGTACTGGAAAGTCAGCAACAACTGCATGGTTGATTGAACGCCTGCAGCGCCCCACGTTGGTGCTGGCTCCTAACAAGACTCTTGCTGCTCAGCTTGCAACCGAGTTCCGCGAACTTCTTCCTAACAACGCTGTCGAATACTTCGTCTCGTATTACGACTATTACCAACCCGAAGCCTACGTTCCACAGACCGATACCTTTATCGAGAAGGACTCCAGCGTCAACGATGAAGTCGAGCGCCTACGTCACTCTGCTACTAACTCACTTCTGACTCGTCGCGATGTCATCGTTGTCGCAACCGTCTCGTGTATCTATGGTCTTGGAACCCCGCAGGAGTACATCGACCGCATGATTCGCCTCAAAGTTGGCGATGAAATCGAGCGAAATGCTCTCTTACGTAAATTTGTCGATGTTCAGTACAAGCGAAACGATATGGCTTTCGAGCGTGGAACATTCCGTGTCCGTGGAGATACTGTCGAAATCATTCCGATGTATGAAGAGCTCGCGGTTCGTATCGAGATGTTTGGCGATGAGATCGAAAAGATCATGACTCTCAATCCGCTCACCGGTGAAATCGTGCGTGATGAAGAAGAGATCTACATCTTTCCTGCTACGCACTATGCAGCAGGTCCTGAAACTATGAAGCGCGCGATGAGCGATATTGAAGATGAACTTCAAATCCAGCTCAATCTCTTTAAGAAGCAGGGGAAGTTGCTGGAAGAACAGCGCCTTCGTATGCGCACGACCTTTGATCTTGAAATGATGCAGCAACTGGGATTCTGTTCAGGGATCGAGAACTATTCACGACATCTCGATGGTCGTGAACCTGGGTCAGCACCTAACTGCCTGCTCGACTACTTCCCAGAAGATTTCCTTGTCGTCATCGACGAAAGCCACGTCACCGTTCCACAGATCGGTGCGATGTTTGAAGGCGATTCAGCACGTAAGCGCACACTTGTTGAACATGGTTTCCGCTTACTAAGCGCGCTCGATAACCGACCACTGAAATGGCCTGAATTTCTAGAACGCACTGGCCAAACTATTTATCTCTCGGCAACACCTGGAAAGTATGAGATGGCGAAAGTAGATGGAGATGTTGTCGAGCAAGTAATTCGCCCTACAGGTCTGGTCGATCCACAAATCGTTATCAAACCAATTAAGGGTCAAATCGATGACCTCTTGCACGAGATCAATATTCGCGCCGAGCGCAATGAACGCGTTCTTGTCACAACGCTTACTAAAAAGATGTCAGAAGATCTCACCGATTACCTTCAAGAGAAGGGTGTGCGAGTTCGCTATCTACACTCAGAAGTAGACACCCTTCGCCGCGTCGAACTTCTGCGTGAACTTCGCAGTGGTGAATACGACGTTCTTATCGGTATCAACTTGCTCCGTGAAGGACTCGATCTTCCTGAAGTATCTCTCGTGGCAATTCTCGATGCAGATAAAGAAGGCTTCTTGCGTTCTGCAACATCTCTCATTCAGACTATCGGTCGAGCTGCTCGAAATGTTTCGGGTGAAGTTCATATGTATGCCGACAATATGACCGCATCAATGACTAAGGCGATTGATGAGACCAACCGCCGCCGCGCAAAGCAGGTCGCCTATAACCTTGAACGAGGCGTCGACCCTCAACCGCTACGTAAGAAGATTTCAGATATCACCGATCTCATCGCGCAAGAGAGCGATGACACAGATGACATCATGGCCGCGCTCAAGGGAAAGAAATCCAGCTCCGCTCTTCCGTTCTCTTCGAAGCCAACCGACTCTATGCCGCGCCAAGAACTCATTGCGTTGATAGGCTCCCTCACCGAGCAGATGCGTGCCGCCGCTGATGAACTTCAATTTGAACTCGCAGCGCGCTTACGTGATGAACTGAAAGATTTAAAGCGCGAACTTCGCGGAATGGATGAGGCTGGCACATGA
- the polA gene encoding DNA polymerase I: MMSAMATKSNSTQKRLLLIDGHSMAYRAFFALPAENFTTAQGQHTNAIYGFATMLISLLKDEKPTHVAVAFDVSRKTFRTEIFPEYKANRAKTPDEFRSQMSYLHDLVKGFGINQFEIEGFEADDIIATITKRAEKEGAEVLICTGDRDSFQLVTPQTTVLYPKRGVSEMARMTPDAVQEKYGMSPDQYPDFAALRGDPSDNLPSIPGVGEKTAAKWVVEYGSLIELLAQADKVGGKVGESLRANIDNVKRNRELTQLIHDAPIDFTIDALAWNGVTESDLTALFEQLEFRTLKDRLKVISSGVESVPAKKSAKSAEPEFSLFGSDIDSAVITADEVSKKISAYTGAISIAYELVDDRLHRYAVALDKKTAFLIHTSEMGEWATNPAIEKIAHDAKAIARENGLTGITFDTSLAAYLVNPGVRAQEVKDLLERWGDGSQIDESSPEQVLLTTACALFGLRDSLTKELADRGLTKLYQELELPIADLLALMENRGIAVDKKGLETLATFFDGEVARETKAAHEAAGHEFNVGSPKQLQVVLFEELGLPKTKKIKTGYTTDADALNWLFEKTSHPLLASLLRIRETKKLATTIEGLLVEIQKDKRIHTHFAQTVAATGRLSSVGPNLQNIPVRTEEGRKIRGCFIAGSGYDALLTADYSQIEMRIMAHLSNDAHLLKAFESGEDLHATVAAEVFGVKPTDVDPEMRRQIKAMSYGLAYGLSSYGLAVQLDLTPPAAQDLMDRYFERFGGIRDYLKTVVDDARKVGYTETVMGRRRYLPDLMHDNRQRREVAERMALNAPIQGSAADIIKQAMLNVQSALVAGKFTSRLLLQVHDELILEVVTKEIDEVSELVRVQMGKAYPLRAPLDVSVGIGKSWNEAAH, encoded by the coding sequence CCACTCAATGGCATATCGAGCCTTCTTTGCACTTCCTGCCGAAAACTTCACAACAGCGCAAGGTCAGCACACAAATGCAATCTATGGCTTTGCCACGATGTTGATCTCACTGCTCAAGGATGAAAAGCCAACACACGTAGCTGTCGCTTTCGACGTCTCACGAAAGACTTTTCGAACAGAGATTTTTCCAGAGTACAAAGCTAACCGAGCAAAGACCCCTGATGAGTTCCGCTCTCAGATGTCTTACTTGCATGATCTCGTAAAGGGTTTTGGAATTAACCAATTTGAAATCGAAGGCTTCGAAGCCGACGACATCATCGCAACCATTACTAAGCGCGCAGAGAAAGAGGGCGCTGAGGTTCTCATCTGTACAGGAGACCGAGACAGTTTCCAACTTGTAACTCCGCAGACGACAGTTCTCTACCCAAAGCGCGGAGTCTCTGAAATGGCGCGCATGACTCCCGATGCAGTGCAAGAGAAGTACGGGATGTCACCTGATCAGTATCCAGATTTTGCAGCGCTGCGCGGAGATCCCAGTGATAACTTGCCATCGATACCTGGTGTCGGTGAAAAGACTGCAGCAAAGTGGGTTGTTGAATATGGCTCACTCATCGAACTTCTTGCTCAGGCCGACAAAGTGGGTGGCAAGGTAGGAGAATCACTACGGGCGAATATTGATAATGTAAAGCGCAACCGTGAATTGACTCAACTAATTCATGACGCCCCAATTGATTTTACGATTGATGCCTTGGCCTGGAACGGTGTTACTGAATCTGACCTCACGGCGCTCTTCGAGCAACTTGAATTCCGTACTCTCAAAGATCGCCTTAAAGTTATTTCATCCGGTGTAGAAAGTGTTCCTGCAAAGAAATCCGCAAAGAGCGCCGAGCCTGAATTTTCACTCTTTGGTTCAGATATTGATTCAGCAGTGATTACGGCAGATGAAGTGAGCAAGAAAATCTCAGCGTATACAGGCGCTATCTCCATTGCATACGAACTTGTCGATGATCGCCTTCATCGTTATGCAGTTGCCCTCGATAAGAAGACAGCTTTTCTTATTCACACATCTGAAATGGGGGAGTGGGCGACTAATCCAGCCATTGAGAAGATTGCTCATGATGCGAAAGCAATTGCGCGTGAAAACGGCCTCACTGGAATTACCTTCGATACATCCCTTGCCGCCTACCTAGTGAATCCAGGAGTGCGTGCGCAAGAGGTGAAGGATTTACTCGAACGATGGGGCGATGGAAGTCAGATTGATGAGTCTTCACCCGAGCAAGTACTTCTCACGACCGCATGCGCACTCTTCGGACTCCGTGATTCGCTCACCAAAGAACTCGCTGACCGTGGATTAACAAAGCTCTATCAAGAACTTGAACTTCCCATCGCTGACTTGTTGGCGTTGATGGAGAACCGTGGAATCGCAGTAGATAAGAAGGGTCTTGAAACCCTTGCGACTTTCTTTGACGGTGAAGTCGCTCGCGAAACGAAGGCAGCACATGAAGCAGCTGGCCATGAATTTAATGTGGGTTCACCGAAGCAATTACAGGTAGTTCTCTTTGAAGAGCTAGGTCTTCCAAAGACTAAGAAGATTAAGACCGGCTACACAACAGATGCCGATGCTCTCAACTGGCTATTTGAAAAGACATCGCACCCCTTGCTTGCTTCCCTTCTTCGCATCCGAGAAACAAAGAAGCTGGCTACAACAATCGAAGGCTTACTTGTAGAAATCCAGAAAGATAAGCGAATTCATACCCACTTTGCGCAAACTGTTGCAGCTACCGGCCGACTCTCATCGGTAGGTCCTAACCTCCAGAACATTCCCGTGCGCACAGAAGAAGGCCGCAAGATCCGTGGATGCTTTATCGCTGGTAGCGGATACGACGCACTTCTAACTGCCGATTACAGCCAAATCGAAATGCGCATCATGGCCCACCTTTCCAATGACGCACATCTTCTGAAAGCTTTTGAATCCGGTGAAGATTTGCACGCAACCGTTGCTGCTGAAGTTTTTGGCGTAAAGCCAACTGATGTCGATCCCGAAATGCGACGTCAGATTAAGGCGATGTCCTATGGCCTTGCCTATGGGTTAAGTTCTTACGGTTTAGCTGTACAACTTGATCTAACTCCACCAGCGGCTCAAGATCTGATGGATCGCTATTTCGAACGCTTTGGCGGAATCCGTGATTACCTCAAGACTGTAGTTGATGATGCTCGCAAAGTTGGTTACACCGAGACTGTTATGGGGCGTCGCCGTTACCTGCCAGATTTAATGCACGATAACCGCCAACGTCGTGAAGTAGCAGAGCGCATGGCGCTTAATGCTCCAATTCAAGGATCAGCTGCCGACATCATAAAGCAAGCGATGCTCAATGTTCAGAGCGCACTTGTCGCGGGTAAATTCACTTCTCGACTTTTGCTTCAGGTCCACGATGAATTGATTCTTGAAGTAGTGACAAAGGAAATTGATGAAGTATCCGAATTAGTGCGAGTTCAGATGGGTAAGGCGTATCCGCTTCGTGCACCACTTGATGTTTCAGTGGGAATTGGAAAGAGCTGGAACGAGGCCGCTCACTAA
- the coaE gene encoding dephospho-CoA kinase — MLVVGLTGGIGAGKSTVAELFARLGALVIDADQLARMAIERGSDGFADVMLRFGEEVIINGDIDRKKLAEIVFSDVQARKDLEAIIHPRVQALFAEAVADLDHDDILIYEIPLLVETGAAEKFDYVITVESEIELRKSRLLKKGLYISQIEKRMASQASEEARTAVADSVIRNDGDEDSLLRQVENLWESVLVPQSLG, encoded by the coding sequence ATGTTGGTGGTGGGGCTTACTGGTGGAATTGGTGCAGGTAAATCAACTGTCGCCGAACTCTTTGCACGTTTAGGTGCGCTGGTTATTGATGCCGATCAACTTGCACGCATGGCTATTGAACGCGGGTCTGATGGATTTGCAGATGTCATGCTTCGTTTCGGTGAAGAAGTCATCATAAATGGAGACATAGATCGTAAGAAGTTAGCTGAGATTGTCTTTAGCGATGTGCAAGCTCGCAAAGATTTAGAAGCGATTATCCATCCGCGGGTACAGGCGCTCTTCGCTGAAGCTGTTGCGGATTTAGACCACGATGACATTTTGATCTACGAGATCCCGTTACTTGTTGAGACCGGTGCTGCTGAGAAATTCGACTATGTCATCACTGTCGAATCCGAGATTGAACTCCGTAAGTCACGGCTTCTCAAGAAGGGGCTCTATATCTCTCAGATTGAAAAGCGGATGGCTTCACAGGCTTCCGAGGAAGCCCGCACTGCGGTTGCGGATTCGGTAATTCGTAACGATGGAGATGAAGACTCCTTGCTCAGACAGGTCGAAAATCTCTGGGAGAGCGTTCTCGTTCCGCAATCGCTAGGCTAA
- a CDS encoding MFS transporter — protein sequence MKRYIELFGIPNVWTLLIACFPARVAYGMVGLSIFFKAEQSTGSVAFAGIAIGLNAAAGSFTAGIRGSIMDKYGQTWPLRVMVPTYAGLAFALNAVESKPWMLILAFVMGLSAPPINLSVRPLWKIVVPEDFLRTAYAMDTAIMSAAGVVGPVVATSLALSSNPSLPLNIVGGLMLLGGGALALTKVSRSWVPEKKAADYQPLWRHKPLQLLMIEGCFLGFGWGVFDVAVPAFTTIEKVPHLTAWIFTSMGIANILGGLLAGLVSKRTSSLRAMRRTYGIWFFASIPMALSYPGWSMIIAAALLGLLGGAIMVFYWEVMEAIRPKGSPTAMMGWLWTVEGTLMSIGSAAGGVISEHLSPTIALCITTACIGIGYIILAIGKSRLVAADRIPSDEEDLEAMKDNSPTTS from the coding sequence ATGAAGCGATATATCGAGTTATTCGGGATTCCTAATGTCTGGACCCTGCTCATCGCTTGTTTTCCTGCTCGCGTTGCATATGGAATGGTCGGATTGTCGATCTTCTTTAAAGCTGAACAGTCAACAGGTTCCGTCGCATTCGCTGGTATTGCCATTGGATTAAATGCTGCAGCCGGATCTTTCACAGCAGGAATTCGCGGATCGATTATGGATAAGTACGGCCAAACATGGCCACTTCGCGTCATGGTTCCTACTTATGCTGGACTCGCATTTGCTCTCAACGCGGTGGAGTCAAAACCGTGGATGCTGATTCTTGCATTTGTCATGGGGCTGAGCGCTCCCCCAATTAATTTATCTGTGCGCCCATTGTGGAAGATTGTTGTTCCTGAAGATTTCCTTCGCACTGCATATGCAATGGATACAGCAATCATGAGCGCAGCTGGTGTTGTTGGTCCGGTCGTTGCAACTTCATTGGCGCTCTCATCCAATCCATCTCTTCCGCTTAATATTGTTGGTGGTCTGATGTTGCTTGGCGGAGGCGCACTCGCTCTAACAAAAGTTTCACGCAGTTGGGTTCCAGAGAAGAAAGCAGCAGATTACCAACCGCTCTGGCGCCATAAGCCACTTCAACTCTTAATGATTGAAGGCTGTTTCCTTGGCTTCGGTTGGGGTGTCTTCGATGTTGCAGTTCCAGCCTTTACAACTATCGAGAAGGTCCCACATCTAACCGCGTGGATCTTTACATCAATGGGAATTGCCAACATTTTGGGTGGTCTTCTTGCGGGCCTCGTATCTAAGCGAACATCTTCGCTGCGCGCGATGCGACGCACATATGGCATTTGGTTCTTTGCATCAATTCCAATGGCTCTCTCATATCCGGGTTGGTCGATGATTATCGCTGCCGCACTCCTGGGTCTTCTTGGTGGAGCGATCATGGTCTTCTATTGGGAAGTTATGGAAGCAATCAGACCTAAGGGTTCACCGACTGCCATGATGGGTTGGCTCTGGACTGTTGAAGGAACTTTGATGTCTATCGGATCTGCCGCGGGCGGAGTTATCTCAGAACATCTCTCGCCGACAATTGCGCTCTGTATCACCACAGCATGTATCGGAATTGGTTACATCATCCTTGCAATCGGTAAATCACGACTTGTAGCAGCGGATCGAATCCCAAGCGATGAGGAAGATCTTGAAGCGATGAAAGATAACTCTCCAACTACAAGTTAG
- the uvrA gene encoding excinuclease ABC subunit UvrA — MSIDKLVVRGAREHNLKDVSIELPRDALIVFTGLSGSGKSSLAFDTIFAEGQRRYVESLSAYARQFLGQMDKPDVDFIEGLSPAVSIDQKSTNRNPRSTVGTITEVYDYFRLLFARAGRPHCPKCSKAVSRQSPQQIVDQILTMPATTKFQVLAPVIRERKGEFVDLFADLVTQGYSRARVDGETIQLTEPPKLKKQEKHTIEVVIDRLTAKAESKSRLTDSIETALKLGNGLVLLDFVDAKGPDKEHTYSEHLACHDCNLSFEELEPRSFSFNSPFGACAECSGIGTKLEVDEDLIIPDDTISINEGAIAPWAGGQSSEYFLRLLEALAEELRFSLDNPWKKLSAKAKDAIINGFEYEVHVKFKNRYGRVRNYSTGFEGVVPFIHRRHSETDSDYSRDKYEAYMRETPCPACKGARLKPEVLAVTLGGKSIAEVCALSIDDCATFLKQVTLNKREAQIAERVMKEVHARLGFLLDVGLDYLSLDRPAATLSGGEAQRIRLATQIGSGLVGVLYVLDEPSIGLHQRDNRRLIDTLTRLRDLGNTLIVVEHDEETIRTADWVVDIGPGAGEHGGKVVVSGSYEELIASEESITGAYLSGRRSIEIPDSRRPVDPKRQLVIKGAKENNLKDIEVSIPLGLFVSVTGVSGSGKSTLVNDILYTTLANKLNGARLVPGRHRTVTGIDQLDKVVHVDQSPIGRTPRSNPATYTGVFDKVRALFAETTEAKVRGYQQGRFSFNVKGGRCENCSGDGTITIEMNFLPDVYVPCEVCHGARYNRETLEVHYKGKTIAQVLDMPIEIAHEFFESVPTIARYLKTLCDVGLGYVRLGQSAPTLSGGEAQRVKLATELQRRSTGRTIYVLDEPTTGLHFEDVNKLLGVLKRLVESGNTVIVIEHNLDVIKSSDWVIDMGPEGGFRGGTVVAEGTPEEVAKVKASYTGQYLAEILATNCKATPTKTPAKAAAKTPAKK, encoded by the coding sequence ATGAGCATCGATAAGTTGGTTGTCCGCGGAGCCCGCGAACATAACCTCAAAGATGTCTCTATCGAACTTCCACGCGATGCGCTGATTGTCTTTACTGGCCTTTCAGGTTCAGGTAAATCAAGCCTTGCCTTCGACACAATATTTGCTGAAGGTCAGCGCCGCTATGTTGAATCACTTTCCGCTTATGCGCGCCAATTCTTGGGCCAAATGGATAAGCCCGATGTTGATTTCATCGAAGGACTTTCACCTGCTGTCTCAATCGATCAGAAGTCCACGAACCGCAACCCTCGTTCGACAGTGGGAACCATCACCGAGGTCTATGACTATTTCCGCCTGCTCTTTGCGCGCGCAGGTCGTCCGCACTGCCCAAAGTGCAGCAAGGCCGTTTCTCGGCAGAGTCCACAGCAAATCGTTGATCAGATTCTTACAATGCCGGCAACCACAAAGTTTCAGGTTTTAGCTCCTGTCATTCGCGAACGTAAAGGTGAGTTCGTCGATCTCTTTGCAGATCTCGTAACGCAGGGCTATTCCCGTGCTCGCGTGGATGGCGAAACCATTCAGCTCACCGAACCTCCCAAGTTGAAGAAGCAAGAGAAGCACACCATCGAAGTCGTTATCGATCGACTTACAGCGAAAGCTGAGAGCAAGTCTCGCCTGACTGATTCCATTGAGACGGCTCTCAAGCTCGGTAATGGTTTAGTGCTTCTCGACTTCGTTGATGCCAAGGGTCCTGATAAAGAACATACATACAGCGAGCACCTAGCTTGCCATGATTGCAACCTCTCCTTTGAAGAGCTCGAACCCCGTTCATTCTCATTTAACTCACCCTTCGGTGCATGCGCTGAGTGTTCAGGTATCGGAACCAAGCTAGAAGTCGATGAAGATCTCATCATTCCCGATGACACAATCTCAATTAATGAAGGTGCAATCGCTCCGTGGGCTGGGGGACAGTCATCTGAATACTTCCTTCGTCTCCTCGAAGCCCTCGCTGAGGAACTTCGCTTCTCTCTCGATAACCCTTGGAAGAAACTTTCCGCAAAAGCCAAAGATGCAATCATCAATGGTTTTGAGTATGAAGTGCACGTTAAATTTAAAAACCGTTACGGTCGCGTCCGCAACTACTCAACCGGTTTCGAGGGCGTAGTTCCATTTATTCATCGTCGCCATAGCGAAACCGATAGCGATTACAGCCGTGATAAGTACGAGGCTTATATGCGTGAGACCCCATGTCCTGCATGTAAGGGAGCTCGTCTTAAGCCTGAAGTTCTTGCCGTAACTCTTGGCGGAAAGAGCATCGCCGAAGTCTGCGCGCTCTCCATCGATGATTGTGCAACCTTCCTTAAGCAAGTAACTCTCAATAAGCGTGAGGCACAGATTGCTGAACGCGTGATGAAGGAAGTCCATGCGCGCCTCGGTTTCTTGCTTGATGTTGGACTTGATTACCTTTCACTTGATCGCCCAGCGGCAACGCTCTCTGGTGGTGAGGCGCAACGTATTCGTTTAGCAACACAGATCGGTTCAGGTCTTGTTGGCGTGCTCTACGTTCTCGATGAACCTTCAATCGGACTTCACCAACGCGATAACCGCCGCCTGATTGACACTCTTACTCGCCTTCGCGATCTTGGAAATACTCTCATCGTTGTTGAACACGATGAAGAAACGATTCGCACCGCTGACTGGGTGGTTGATATCGGCCCAGGAGCTGGCGAACACGGTGGCAAAGTTGTCGTCTCTGGCTCTTACGAAGAACTTATTGCATCCGAAGAATCAATTACTGGCGCCTACTTGTCAGGCCGCAGATCTATTGAGATTCCTGATTCTCGCCGGCCTGTTGATCCAAAGCGACAGCTTGTCATCAAGGGTGCAAAAGAGAATAACCTGAAAGATATCGAAGTATCGATTCCTCTCGGACTCTTTGTATCTGTCACTGGCGTTTCTGGTTCCGGAAAATCGACACTGGTAAATGACATTCTCTATACAACTCTTGCCAACAAACTCAATGGTGCTCGTCTTGTTCCTGGTCGTCACCGCACCGTTACCGGAATCGATCAACTCGATAAAGTTGTACACGTTGATCAATCTCCAATCGGTCGTACTCCGCGTTCAAACCCAGCTACCTACACAGGCGTCTTCGACAAAGTGCGCGCGCTCTTCGCTGAAACAACTGAAGCAAAAGTTCGTGGATACCAGCAAGGCCGCTTCTCATTTAACGTCAAAGGCGGCCGCTGCGAAAACTGTTCAGGTGATGGAACCATCACAATCGAGATGAACTTCCTGCCAGATGTCTATGTTCCATGCGAAGTTTGTCACGGTGCGCGCTACAACCGCGAGACACTTGAAGTTCATTACAAGGGTAAGACAATTGCTCAGGTTCTCGATATGCCAATCGAGATCGCACATGAATTCTTCGAATCTGTTCCCACTATCGCGCGCTATCTCAAGACGCTCTGCGACGTGGGTCTTGGCTATGTCCGTCTAGGGCAATCTGCACCAACGCTTTCGGGAGGAGAAGCGCAACGCGTCAAGCTTGCTACCGAACTGCAGCGACGTTCTACCGGTCGCACTATTTACGTATTGGACGAGCCAACGACGGGACTTCACTTCGAAGATGTCAATAAACTCTTAGGAGTTCTCAAGCGCCTTGTTGAGTCAGGAAATACAGTCATTGTGATTGAACACAACCTTGATGTCATCAAATCATCCGACTGGGTTATCGATATGGGACCTGAAGGCGGTTTCCGTGGCGGAACTGTTGTTGCCGAAGGAACACCTGAAGAAGTTGCGAAGGTAAAGGCAAGCTACACGGGTCAATACCTTGCCGAAATTCTTGCGACCAATTGCAAGGCAACTCCTACAAAGACTCCAGCAAAAGCTGCAGCTAAGACTCCTGCAAAGAAGTAA